A stretch of DNA from Corallococcus silvisoli:
CGTGCCGCCGGGCCCCGTCAGCTCGCCTGGACCGTCGAACAGCAGCGACGCGCCGCCGATGAGGGGCAGTCCCTGGCGCATGCCCACGCGGCTGTGGATGTGGAACGTGTGCCCTTCTCGGCCCGGCACGTCGCCCTCCACCTCCGCGAACAGGTGCGTCTCGTCTGAACAGGTGCCATAGCCCACCTTCGCCTGGAGCGGCTGGCCGTCCACGGCCAGCCCGCGCAGGTCGGCGTTCAGCTCCATCAGGTCCTCGCCGCCGCGATACTCCAGCACCGCGTGTCCGGTGAAGCGCAGGCCGTGCACGTCACAGCCGCCGGCGGGGAACGACACGACGACCGCGTCGGTGACGTCATCCACCGGCCGCACGGTGGCCGTCGCGCAGGAGATGCGGGAGGACAGGCCTTCCGCGGCGTGGCCCAGGAAGGCGCGCCGGGGCTCGCCGCAGGTGTACACGGGCATCAGCCCCAGCGCCTCGAACGCGCCACGCACCTGGTGCGCGGAGGCCGCCACCCGCCCCACGCGCGCCGTCGCGTCTTCCACTTCCTCCTTCGTGGGGAGGTTGCCTCCACAGGCGCTGGTGGCGAGGACGGCGAGGGCAAGGCAGGCGGTGCGACGCATGAAGGGCTCCAGGGAGGGTGCGGCGCCACTGCTTCCTCGCGGCGGACCGTGCCCTGGCCTTGAGCAACCGTCGTGCCCTCCTCAACCCCATGAATCTCCAGGCAAAGGGGCTCCCCTGACCCCGGTGGACGTGTGCAGTGCGCTGCGCAACCAGGGGCGGTCATGTCGGGACCGCCGCTCATGACGCCCGTGTCGCGCTCGCGGCGGCGGCGCGCGCCCACGCGGTCGCGGCGCCGGTCAGGTCCCCTCGTTCGGAGCCTCATCGTCGGAGGCGTCCTCATCATCAGGAGCTGCTTCGTCCTCATCCTCGAGCGCGCCTTCCGCGTCCAGGTCCTCCGCCTCCAGCGGCTCCACCTCCTCCGGTGATGGCTCCGCGCCGGAGGGCTCCGGCACGGCGGTGCCCAGCGGGTAGATGACCAGGTGGCGCAGGGGTTCGCTGCCCACGCTGATGGCTTCCAGGTGGTTCCTCACGACCAGCGTGTGCTGCAGCTTGCGCAGGCGTGACGGCCGAGGCGGGAGCGGCACGGAGACGCCTTCCACGAGCACGCGCTGGATGCCCTGCTCCGCGTCCGCGACGGCGGCGTGCACGTCGCGTGGATCCACACCCTCCAGCAGGTGGAACTCGGTGCGCAGCGCGCGGCGGATCTCCGTGGCGCTGTTGCGCTTGATGGCCAGCACCCGCGCCCCCGCGCGCTCGGACGCGCGGCGCAGGCGGGGAGAGTTGGCGCGGCTTCGCAACGTGAGCACCAGCTCCGCGTTCTCCGGCCGCCCCACCACGAGGGCCTCCACCGGCAGGTCGCGCAGCACGCGCTCCAGCAGCTCGCGGCTCACCGCGTGCGCCGCGATGCGCGTGGGCCCTGGCTTCGGAGCGCCCAGCGCCGGGGTGCCCTTGGGCACGCGTCCACCCGGCGGCGTGGCCTCCACGACCTCCGTGGGCACGTCCACGTGCACGGCGCCGTCCTGCTGCCGGCGGCGCTCCCCGCCCACCTCCGCGCCCGTGAGCAGCCGGTCCACCGCGCCGCCCGTGTCACGGTGAACGCGCACCTCCTCGCGGCTCACCATCTCCACCACGATGTCGAAGGTCGGCGCTCCCTTGCGCTCGGTCACGGTCTTCTGCGTGCCCCGGCGTCGCGCCTCGTCGTCGCTCAGCGTGACGGTGTGCACGCCGCCCACGAGGTCGGAGAGCGTGGGGTTCAGCACCAGGTTCTGCAAGGTGTTGCCGTGCGCGGTCGCCACCAACTGCACGCCGCGCTCCGCGATGGTGCGCGCGGCGGCGGCCTCCGCGGCGGTGCCAATCTCATCCACCACGATGGCCTCGGGCATGTGGTTCTCCACCGCCTCGATCATCACGTCGTGCTGCCGGTCCGGCCGGCTCACCTGCATGCGCCGCGCGCCGCCAATGCCCGGGTGCGGGATGTCCCCGTCGCCGCCAATCTCATTGGACGTGTCCACCACCATCACGCGCTTGCCCAGCGAGTCCGCGAGCACGCGCGCCACCTCGCGCAGCTTCGTCGTCTTGCCCACGCCGGGCCGTCCGAGCAGCAGCAGGTTCCGCCCCGACTCCACCAGGTCGCGCAGCATGTCGATGGTGCCCTGGATGGCCCGCCCCACGCGCAGCGTGAGCCCCACCACGCGCCCCTGCCGGTTGCGGATGGCCGACACGCGGTGGAGCGTGCGCTCGATGCCCGCGCGGTTGTCCCCGCCCGGCTCACCCACCCGGGCGAGCACCGCCTGCAACGCCTCTTGCTCCACGGGCGCGTCCGACAAGCGCGCCACGCCGCTCACCAGCCGTGCTTCCGGAGGGCGGCCCAAATCCATCACCACCTCCAACAGCTCCGCTTCGGGGAGCCGGCGCACCGCCTCCTGGAGCGGCGCGGGGAGGATCGCGACCAGCAGGGCGAAGTCGTCGTGGGAGGGGGGCGGAGTCTCGGGAGGGCGGCGGTCCATGGCGATGCAGGTTCTTTAGCCTCGGACCGGCGTCGCGGGGCCCCCTGCTTCCGCTTCCGGGAGTCCCGGAAGAGCCCGTTTTCTACGGGCATCCCACGATTTACCTACCCAGAGTGGAGTCCTAATAAGCCCTGAGTCTCGGGTATTTGCGTTCCAATGCAGCTATAGCGTATATTTCACAGTGTACCTGGAAGGAATGTGCTTCAGACATCCTTACAAGGGCCTTGGAAGGCAGGAGGCGCGCATGGCGGAAGGCAAACTGAAGGCACTTGTGGTGGACGATGACCCACTTGTGCTCGAACTGGTGGAGCGTTCCATCAGCCGTTACGGCTTCGATGTCGTCACCACGCGCGCGGCGCTGGGCGTGGCGAACATGCTGCGCACGCACCAGCCGGACATCGTGCTCCTGGACGTGAACATCCCGGCGCTCAGCGGGGATCGCATCCTGGGCGTGGTGCGCCAGTTCGCGGGGCCGGACACGCTGTTCATCCTGTATTCGTCCATGGACGAGTCTCGGCTGCGCGAGCTGGTGCGGGCCTCGGGAGCGGACGGCTACATCCCGAAGGGCGTCACCGGTCCGGAGCTGGCGTTGAAGCTTTCGGGCATGCACCACAAGCGGATGGCGAACCGGCCTTCCCCCGTGGAGCCGTCGCTTCAGGGTGAAGTGGGGGCGTCCCAGTCCCAGAGCACCACGGCCCAGGTGTCGCTGGCGTCGCGGTAGGTGTGGACGGTCTCGAACCCGACCCGCGCGTGCGCGCGCAGAGAGCGGGTGTTGCGCACCGAGACCTCCGTGATGACGCAGTCGAACCGCTCGCGAAGCCGCGCGCGGTGCTGGTGGTAGAGCGCGTCGAACAGGCCTGTCCCCCGGTGGGCCTTGTCGACGCACACCTGTCCCATCACATAGAAGCGCTGGTCCTTGAGCGGACGGCCGCGGTGTTCGAGCTGCTCGATGAGCGCGAACATCGGCTCCAGGATGGGGACGAGCGCACGGCACTCGCGGGGCATGACCAGGGCGTACGCGACGACCTCGGAGCCCTGGAGGGCGATGACGCTGGGAGCGAGCGCGTGCATGCGCTCCAGCG
This window harbors:
- a CDS encoding R3H domain-containing nucleic acid-binding protein, whose translation is MDRRPPETPPPSHDDFALLVAILPAPLQEAVRRLPEAELLEVVMDLGRPPEARLVSGVARLSDAPVEQEALQAVLARVGEPGGDNRAGIERTLHRVSAIRNRQGRVVGLTLRVGRAIQGTIDMLRDLVESGRNLLLLGRPGVGKTTKLREVARVLADSLGKRVMVVDTSNEIGGDGDIPHPGIGGARRMQVSRPDRQHDVMIEAVENHMPEAIVVDEIGTAAEAAAARTIAERGVQLVATAHGNTLQNLVLNPTLSDLVGGVHTVTLSDDEARRRGTQKTVTERKGAPTFDIVVEMVSREEVRVHRDTGGAVDRLLTGAEVGGERRRQQDGAVHVDVPTEVVEATPPGGRVPKGTPALGAPKPGPTRIAAHAVSRELLERVLRDLPVEALVVGRPENAELVLTLRSRANSPRLRRASERAGARVLAIKRNSATEIRRALRTEFHLLEGVDPRDVHAAVADAEQGIQRVLVEGVSVPLPPRPSRLRKLQHTLVVRNHLEAISVGSEPLRHLVIYPLGTAVPEPSGAEPSPEEVEPLEAEDLDAEGALEDEDEAAPDDEDASDDEAPNEGT
- a CDS encoding GNAT family N-acetyltransferase — its product is MPLPYDVRAVQSPEELEQVLALQRRNLPPVLSSEEQRAQGFVTVQHDLTTLERMHALAPSVIALQGSEVVAYALVMPRECRALVPILEPMFALIEQLEHRGRPLKDQRFYVMGQVCVDKAHRGTGLFDALYHQHRARLRERFDCVITEVSVRNTRSLRAHARVGFETVHTYRDASDTWAVVLWDWDAPTSP
- a CDS encoding response regulator; protein product: MAEGKLKALVVDDDPLVLELVERSISRYGFDVVTTRAALGVANMLRTHQPDIVLLDVNIPALSGDRILGVVRQFAGPDTLFILYSSMDESRLRELVRASGADGYIPKGVTGPELALKLSGMHHKRMANRPSPVEPSLQGEVGASQSQSTTAQVSLASR